A portion of the Actomonas aquatica genome contains these proteins:
- a CDS encoding LacI family DNA-binding transcriptional regulator, which produces MPNPTLRSLAKELGLSRTTVSDALRGSPRVKQDTIKRVLAAADAAGYQRNPLTGTVMSLLRRSGGQDFRGVIGAVDFVPTNRTRHAQRYADAVVTGINLRANELGFKVERFEVGPNGMHLKRLDTILHTRGIQALVILPAVGFPDLSDLNWNRYTAVYADYYIDRPALHCVCSDHYRSMVALLHEVHRRGYRRPGLYMDIFLDERLQFRWEGAFVALQKYLPDIAEVPPLRVQSLNRKNFLEWFNRYQPDVVFGHDGDVLAWMREDGAKVPETTGYVSLNSLRAPEGSACLDLQSGQLGARAAELVTAQLLHNELGIPAQPSLTTISALLVEGHTLPSKKPEKAAEPKKRVAKKKTAATTTRRKTTVK; this is translated from the coding sequence ATGCCAAACCCCACCCTGCGCTCCCTGGCCAAGGAACTTGGCCTCTCTCGCACGACCGTTTCCGACGCGCTCCGTGGTTCGCCACGCGTGAAACAGGATACGATCAAACGTGTGCTCGCGGCCGCCGACGCCGCTGGCTACCAACGCAATCCGCTCACCGGCACGGTGATGTCCCTGTTGCGCCGCTCCGGCGGGCAGGACTTCCGCGGTGTGATCGGCGCGGTCGATTTTGTGCCGACCAATCGCACGCGTCACGCCCAGCGCTATGCCGATGCGGTGGTGACGGGCATCAACCTGCGCGCCAATGAACTCGGCTTCAAAGTGGAGCGCTTCGAGGTCGGTCCCAACGGCATGCACCTCAAGCGGCTGGATACGATTTTGCACACGCGTGGCATTCAGGCGCTCGTGATTTTGCCTGCGGTCGGTTTCCCCGATCTGTCGGACCTGAATTGGAACCGCTACACGGCGGTTTACGCCGACTACTACATCGATCGCCCGGCACTGCACTGCGTGTGCTCCGATCACTACCGTTCCATGGTCGCGCTACTGCACGAGGTGCATCGCCGCGGTTACCGTCGGCCGGGGCTCTACATGGATATCTTCCTCGATGAGCGCCTGCAGTTCCGCTGGGAAGGCGCGTTTGTCGCGCTGCAAAAATACCTGCCCGACATCGCTGAGGTTCCGCCGCTGCGCGTGCAGTCGCTCAACCGCAAAAACTTTCTCGAGTGGTTCAACCGTTACCAACCCGATGTGGTGTTTGGTCACGACGGCGACGTGCTCGCCTGGATGCGCGAGGATGGCGCCAAGGTGCCCGAAACGACGGGCTACGTAAGCCTCAATTCCCTGCGTGCGCCCGAGGGCAGCGCCTGCCTCGACCTGCAGTCGGGTCAGCTGGGCGCCCGTGCCGCCGAACTCGTCACCGCGCAACTGCTGCACAACGAGCTCGGCATCCCGGCACAACCGTCACTCACCACCATCTCGGCCCTCTTGGTGGAGGGTCACACCCTGCCCTCCAAGAAACCGGAAAAAGCGGCTGAGCCCAAGAAGCGCGTCGCGAAGAAAAAGACCGCCGCCACCACCACCCGCCGCAAAACCACGGTGAAGTGA
- the rhaM gene encoding L-rhamnose mutarotase, which yields MIRQAFVMSVNDGQEAEYERRHRPIWPELEAVLKAHGVHNYSIFLLPETRQLFAYAEIEDEARWNAIAQTPECQKWWAHMGDIMPANPDNSPVSAPLREVFHLD from the coding sequence ATGATTCGCCAAGCCTTTGTCATGTCCGTGAATGATGGACAGGAAGCAGAGTATGAACGTCGCCACCGGCCGATCTGGCCCGAGCTTGAGGCAGTGCTCAAAGCTCACGGTGTGCACAACTACTCCATCTTTTTACTCCCCGAAACGCGCCAGCTTTTCGCGTATGCCGAGATCGAGGATGAAGCCCGTTGGAATGCCATCGCCCAAACGCCCGAATGCCAGAAGTGGTGGGCGCACATGGGCGACATCATGCCGGCCAATCCTGACAACAGCCCGGTCAGTGCGCCGCTACGCGAGGTGTTTCACCTCGACTGA
- a CDS encoding family 78 glycoside hydrolase catalytic domain: protein MGEGFVDPLGFHDATPRFSWQLPDGVERQSAYHVQVTAPGATWDSGWVESDQSVFVPYGGEPLHSREAVTWRVRYKDQDGAESAWSESARFELGLLSAADWTAQWIRPSQSTPDRHDPVASLRRHFALSKDIVSARLYVTARGVFELQLNGQPVGRDVFANGWTSYHHRLDTLTYDVTAQLQAGNNALAAKLGSGWYAGRLGWKDNWFIYGKHPELLLQLEVKLADGSVETVVSDGAWEGTFEGPIVSSGFYDGEIWDARRPVSGWAPVTATPELGEAALTPKPFTPVRPEHELAVQGITEPEPGRYVFDLGQNMVGWPRLRVPMTRDGTLTVRFAELLNPDGTLYTENYRSAKSTNVLTAAADGVVEWEPTFTFHGFRYVELSGLPAGVTPQADWVTGVVLHSALRPIGHFTSSHAILNQLQRNIVWGQRGNFLDIPTDCPQRDERLGWTGDAQVFSPTASFNYDSLAFWKSWLGSMRDDQLSNGEVPSVIPNIKLRSGSPGWVDAATFIPWDTYVRTGDVEILAENFAMMVDLVGWYRGQTVDGLLPNIKGYGDWLQPHATELRGDTPSPLLGLAFYARSTQIVADAAAVLGKRDEAQRFAAEAAEVRATFAAHYFDAAGRLQNAPETQTACVLALAFDLLPKDLQQAAAANLVRLVREAGNHLRTGFLGTPHLVRVLDEQGYPDLAYTLLLQESYPSWFYSIHQGATTMWERWNSYSHEDGFGDATMNSFNHYAYGAIGQWMYERVAGLAPDPAQPGYRHFYVRPLIGGGLQSARAELETAYGRAASGWRIEGDTVHFDVVVPANTSATLQLPDGRAPQPLTPGKHHFTMPWPQP from the coding sequence GTGGGGGAAGGTTTCGTGGATCCCCTCGGCTTCCATGACGCGACGCCGCGTTTCTCGTGGCAGCTGCCGGACGGCGTGGAGCGCCAGAGCGCTTACCACGTGCAAGTCACCGCTCCGGGCGCGACTTGGGACAGTGGTTGGGTGGAGTCGGATCAGTCGGTTTTTGTGCCCTACGGTGGCGAGCCCCTGCACTCGCGCGAGGCGGTGACGTGGCGGGTGCGTTACAAGGACCAGGACGGCGCGGAGTCGGCGTGGAGTGAGTCGGCTCGTTTTGAACTGGGCTTGCTGTCGGCGGCGGATTGGACGGCGCAGTGGATCCGACCAAGTCAGTCCACGCCGGACCGGCATGATCCGGTGGCTTCGCTGCGACGGCACTTTGCGCTGTCGAAGGACATCGTCTCGGCGCGGTTGTATGTGACCGCGCGGGGCGTGTTTGAGCTGCAACTCAACGGCCAGCCGGTCGGGCGCGATGTCTTCGCCAACGGCTGGACCTCGTATCACCACCGTTTGGATACACTGACCTATGACGTCACCGCGCAACTGCAGGCTGGCAACAATGCTTTGGCAGCGAAGCTGGGCTCCGGCTGGTATGCGGGGCGTTTGGGCTGGAAGGACAATTGGTTCATCTACGGCAAACACCCGGAGCTGTTGCTGCAACTCGAGGTGAAGCTGGCCGACGGGTCCGTTGAGACCGTCGTGTCCGATGGGGCTTGGGAGGGCACCTTTGAAGGGCCGATCGTTTCGTCCGGGTTTTACGACGGCGAGATCTGGGATGCGCGGCGTCCCGTGAGCGGGTGGGCGCCGGTGACCGCAACGCCGGAGCTGGGCGAGGCTGCCCTCACCCCCAAACCCTTCACGCCGGTGCGACCCGAGCACGAGCTCGCGGTGCAGGGCATCACGGAGCCGGAGCCGGGGCGCTATGTATTCGACCTCGGTCAGAACATGGTGGGTTGGCCGCGCCTCCGCGTGCCGATGACGCGCGACGGCACGCTCACCGTGCGCTTTGCCGAGCTGTTGAATCCGGATGGCACGCTCTACACGGAGAACTACCGGTCGGCGAAATCGACCAACGTGCTCACGGCCGCGGCGGATGGCGTGGTGGAGTGGGAGCCGACGTTTACGTTTCACGGTTTCCGCTACGTGGAGTTGTCGGGCCTGCCGGCCGGAGTGACCCCGCAGGCTGACTGGGTGACGGGCGTGGTGCTGCATTCGGCGCTGCGACCGATCGGTCATTTCACCTCTTCTCACGCGATTCTGAACCAGTTGCAGCGCAACATCGTGTGGGGACAGCGGGGCAACTTCCTCGATATTCCAACCGATTGCCCGCAGCGCGATGAGCGCCTCGGCTGGACGGGCGACGCTCAGGTGTTTTCGCCCACGGCGAGTTTTAATTACGACAGCCTCGCCTTCTGGAAGAGTTGGCTGGGCTCGATGCGCGACGACCAATTGAGCAACGGCGAAGTGCCCAGCGTGATCCCGAACATCAAGCTGCGTTCGGGCAGTCCGGGCTGGGTCGATGCAGCGACCTTTATTCCGTGGGACACCTACGTGCGCACCGGCGACGTCGAAATCCTGGCGGAGAACTTTGCCATGATGGTGGACCTCGTCGGCTGGTATCGCGGACAGACGGTCGATGGCTTGTTGCCCAACATCAAGGGCTACGGCGACTGGCTGCAGCCGCACGCGACCGAGTTGCGCGGTGATACGCCGTCGCCGTTGCTGGGTCTCGCCTTCTACGCGCGCAGCACGCAGATCGTGGCCGACGCGGCCGCCGTGCTCGGCAAGCGCGACGAGGCGCAGCGTTTCGCGGCCGAGGCCGCGGAGGTGCGGGCGACCTTTGCGGCGCATTACTTCGACGCGGCGGGGCGTTTGCAGAATGCGCCGGAGACCCAGACCGCTTGCGTGCTGGCCTTGGCATTCGACCTCCTGCCGAAGGACCTGCAGCAGGCCGCTGCGGCCAACCTCGTGCGGTTGGTGCGGGAGGCGGGGAACCACCTGCGCACCGGCTTTCTCGGCACACCGCACCTGGTGCGGGTGTTGGATGAGCAGGGGTATCCAGATCTCGCCTACACCTTGCTGCTGCAGGAAAGTTATCCGTCCTGGTTCTACTCCATCCACCAAGGCGCCACCACCATGTGGGAGCGTTGGAACAGCTACAGCCACGAGGACGGCTTTGGCGATGCGACGATGAATTCGTTCAACCACTACGCTTACGGTGCCATCGGCCAGTGGATGTATGAGCGTGTCGCCGGACTGGCTCCGGATCCGGCCCAGCCCGGCTATCGCCACTTTTACGTGCGACCCTTGATCGGCGGCGGATTGCAGTCGGCGCGGGCGGAACTCGAGACGGCTTACGGTCGCGCCGCCAGCGGTTGGCGGATCGAGGGCGACACCGTGCACTTCGACGTGGTGGTGCCGGCCAACACCTCCGCCACGTTGCAGTTACCGGATGGTCGTGCGCCGCAGCCCCTGACGCCGGGCAAGCATCATTTCACGATGCCGTGGCCGCAGCCCTGA
- a CDS encoding Tat pathway signal sequence domain protein: protein MKSVTRRDFVRTAAFAAAATKFITAARGQSATTPAMPAMPTASKVGAAPVRWLDGTAPNAFGGATWGLPWPRGQHGADTSFTLKAPNGAAVPVQTWPLATWPDGSLKWSAHAVPADISLAEHYEVEPGSPAAPAHRLTASESGDSITIDTGVITARIAKSGKVLVPELSRGGKAIATKGRLVCLLEDRSQPGVTRDQAFDGVIDKVTLEQDGPVRAVVKLEGRHSDGDRAWLPFVLRLYFYAGGDRVRAMHTIVFNGDQNKDFIKGLGLRFDVPMRAKLYDRHVRFAGQDNGLFGEAVRGITGLRRYPGPEVVAAQYEGKATPPLSEWAETVSSRLDYIAAYDEWTLSQPNADGFQIRKRTKPGYTWLMSGQGQRAGGYGYLGTPQGGLGFGLRNFWQSYPAGFALTGATSETATVTVWMWSPDAPAMDLRSYHDGLGQDTYAKQYNGGLAITYEDYEPGFDTPMGVARTSEVFLDVCAATPSREELTQLAAVTREPAVLITTPKHLNAAGVFGGTDIWRPADRSTPARAKIEDKLDWYFDFYHDQQEQRRWYGYWNYGDVMHTYDADRHEWRYDVGGFAWDNSELSTDIWLWLSFLRTGRADQFRFAEAMTRHTGEVDVHHVGRFAPLGSRHNVLHWGCSAKQLRISTAINRRYYYYLTGDERVGDLMREQLEAARTLVKVPPTRKLASADQPGDVARPEAKGQDRVGLSLGTDWGSLAGAWFTEYERTGSELMKNRLLTSMRTIGAQPHGFFSIGATMHLDTAEFSIAPEGSIGFSHLASVFGLVEICAELIQNFDVPEFRQTWLDYCVLYNADRETQEASLGRSNRGNLRQGHARLTAYAAEKLDRQDLAARAWEEFKGNNRWETYEPERKRLEGPEYIRPVDEAAGVSTNGTAQWGLAAIECLALVGDTWPAE, encoded by the coding sequence ATGAAATCCGTTACCCGTCGCGACTTCGTTCGCACCGCGGCTTTTGCCGCTGCCGCCACCAAATTTATCACCGCCGCGCGCGGTCAATCGGCCACGACGCCGGCGATGCCCGCCATGCCCACCGCATCCAAAGTCGGTGCCGCGCCCGTGCGCTGGCTCGACGGCACCGCACCCAACGCCTTCGGCGGTGCGACCTGGGGTTTGCCCTGGCCGCGCGGTCAGCACGGCGCGGATACGTCGTTCACCCTTAAGGCTCCGAATGGTGCGGCGGTGCCGGTGCAAACCTGGCCGCTCGCGACTTGGCCGGATGGTTCGCTCAAGTGGTCGGCGCATGCGGTGCCGGCGGACATTTCACTCGCCGAACATTACGAAGTGGAGCCGGGTTCTCCGGCGGCGCCGGCGCATCGCCTGACCGCGTCCGAGAGTGGTGACTCGATCACCATCGATACCGGCGTCATCACCGCGCGCATCGCGAAGTCCGGCAAGGTGCTCGTGCCCGAGTTGAGCCGCGGCGGCAAAGCCATCGCGACCAAGGGACGTCTCGTGTGCCTGCTCGAAGATCGCAGCCAGCCCGGCGTGACGCGCGACCAGGCCTTCGATGGCGTGATCGATAAAGTGACGCTGGAGCAGGACGGTCCGGTGCGGGCCGTGGTGAAGCTTGAGGGACGACACAGTGACGGTGACCGCGCGTGGTTGCCGTTTGTGTTGCGCCTGTATTTCTACGCGGGCGGCGACCGGGTGCGCGCCATGCACACCATCGTCTTCAACGGCGATCAGAACAAAGACTTCATCAAGGGCCTCGGTCTGCGTTTCGACGTGCCGATGCGCGCCAAACTCTACGACCGTCACGTGCGTTTTGCTGGTCAGGACAACGGTTTGTTCGGCGAAGCCGTTCGGGGCATCACCGGCCTGCGCCGTTACCCGGGTCCCGAGGTGGTGGCCGCGCAATACGAGGGTAAAGCCACGCCCCCGCTCAGCGAGTGGGCGGAGACGGTTTCCTCCCGACTCGACTACATCGCGGCCTACGACGAATGGACGCTTAGCCAGCCTAACGCTGACGGTTTCCAAATCCGCAAACGCACCAAGCCCGGTTACACGTGGTTGATGTCCGGGCAGGGGCAGCGCGCCGGCGGTTATGGTTATCTCGGCACGCCCCAGGGCGGTCTCGGTTTTGGTTTGCGTAACTTCTGGCAGAGCTATCCGGCGGGCTTCGCGCTCACCGGAGCGACCAGCGAAACCGCCACGGTCACGGTGTGGATGTGGTCGCCCGATGCGCCGGCGATGGACCTGCGCTCCTACCACGACGGACTCGGTCAGGACACCTACGCCAAGCAATACAACGGTGGCCTCGCCATCACCTACGAAGATTACGAGCCGGGCTTCGATACGCCCATGGGAGTCGCTCGCACCAGCGAGGTATTCCTGGATGTGTGCGCGGCCACGCCGTCACGCGAAGAGCTCACGCAACTCGCGGCGGTCACACGCGAACCGGCGGTGCTCATCACCACCCCGAAGCACCTGAATGCAGCGGGGGTTTTTGGTGGCACCGACATCTGGCGTCCGGCCGACCGTTCCACCCCGGCGCGCGCCAAGATCGAGGACAAACTCGATTGGTATTTCGACTTCTACCACGACCAGCAGGAGCAACGCCGTTGGTATGGGTATTGGAATTATGGAGACGTCATGCACACCTACGACGCCGACCGTCACGAATGGCGTTACGACGTGGGTGGCTTCGCCTGGGACAACTCCGAACTCTCGACCGACATCTGGCTGTGGCTCTCCTTCCTGCGCACCGGTCGCGCCGATCAGTTCCGCTTCGCCGAGGCGATGACGCGCCACACCGGCGAAGTCGACGTGCACCACGTGGGGCGTTTTGCGCCGCTCGGTTCCCGCCACAACGTGTTGCACTGGGGGTGCTCGGCGAAGCAGTTGCGCATCAGCACCGCGATCAATCGGCGTTACTACTACTACCTCACGGGTGACGAGCGCGTGGGTGACCTCATGCGCGAGCAGCTCGAAGCCGCGCGCACGCTGGTAAAGGTGCCGCCAACGCGCAAATTGGCCTCGGCCGATCAACCCGGCGACGTGGCGAGACCGGAGGCCAAGGGGCAGGACCGTGTGGGTCTGAGCCTGGGCACCGACTGGGGCTCGCTGGCCGGCGCCTGGTTCACCGAATACGAACGCACCGGCAGCGAGCTCATGAAGAACCGCCTGCTCACCAGCATGCGCACCATCGGTGCCCAGCCGCACGGCTTCTTCAGTATCGGCGCGACCATGCACCTCGACACCGCCGAGTTTTCCATCGCGCCGGAAGGCAGCATTGGCTTCTCCCATCTCGCCTCGGTCTTTGGTCTGGTCGAGATCTGCGCGGAGCTGATTCAGAACTTCGATGTGCCGGAGTTCCGCCAGACCTGGCTCGACTACTGCGTGCTCTACAACGCCGATCGCGAAACCCAGGAAGCCAGCCTTGGCCGCTCCAATCGTGGCAATCTCCGTCAGGGTCACGCCCGTCTCACCGCCTACGCCGCCGAGAAACTCGACCGCCAGGATCTGGCCGCGCGCGCTTGGGAAGAGTTTAAGGGCAACAACCGCTGGGAAACCTACGAGCCCGAGCGCAAACGCCTCGAGGGGCCGGAATACATCCGGCCGGTCGATGAAGCCGCCGGTGTCTCGACCAACGGCACTGCGCAGTGGGGACTCGCCGCCATCGAGTGTCTGGCGCTGGTCGGCGACACCTGGCCGGCGGAGTAG
- a CDS encoding DUF5107 domain-containing protein — protein sequence MSADAVVVRDDSLVLPTYLPAAPERQPMFLEKRVYQGSSGRVYPLPVIDRIAEKPRPVAWRAITLENRFLKVVILPELGGRVHRLLDKTNGYDALYHQPVIKPALVGLAGPWISGGIEFNWPQHHRPSTFLPADVAIERLPSGGVVVWLSEHDPMTRMKGMHGVCLEPDRAVLELRARVHNRTEDTQTFLWWANVATEVHEAYQSFFPPDVTMVADHAKRAVSSFPHCGDHYYGVDYAARARDGVPPAELPAKYPIDGDTAAPDDLSWYANIPVPTSYMAMGSREDFFGGYDHRARAGLMHIADHHIAPGKKQWTWGNHDFGYAWDRNLTDAREDGSYPPYIELMAGVFTDNQPDFAFLQPGETKAWTQYWYPFREIGPAVAANTEAALSLRRTGNTLHLGLATTRDHASLNVRITNIGGEVVHEELVRVGPGRAWLGALDDPGAVRVEVGDGVLIFDEAQSREPAPLETASEPPPPSEIASADELYLTGQHLDQYRHATRDPLPYWREALRRDEGDARCNLAVGRWHLRRGEFAEAETFLRRSVARLTRRNPNPADGEAHYQLGRCLRWVGRDAEAEDAFGKAQWNRAWAVPAQVALAELKGQRGDWARAVSLLEDARRRDPEHLWARLLLVLAWRELGRGDAAQRLAEAVAREDPLSGLAPWLAGGAFVGDNRVRLDFATDLARAGLDGVALALLSGVDARARDGSLPLVHYTRAWLLDRRGLTAKARTARRQARRVSDAGGFPAELIDQTVLQAALAAEPTDARAHRLLGGWLYDRRRHAEAITHWRLAVRHDPRDVVAWRCLGMGLFNIVGDGRGARRAYARAVKRAPKDARLLYEQDQLWARCGESPDKRRRVLAKHPQLVRRRDDLSVVWASLLNGAGRPDEALAFLRSRRFQPWEGGEGGALGQYVRARLLRGRKALAAGEARAALREFLAARDIPENLGEARHLLANEADVRYWCGMAARAVGDDSAAREHFTAAARTTQDFQGMEVKPYSELTVFAVLAWRELGEKARARELALGLLAYARELERTPAKIDYFATSLPTLLLFVDDLDARQQQHARLLQAQAQWALGRKAAARRLLDGLLLANPDLAAAADFRGSFLAED from the coding sequence GTGAGTGCTGACGCCGTTGTTGTTCGGGACGATTCGCTGGTGCTGCCGACTTATCTGCCGGCGGCGCCCGAGCGGCAGCCCATGTTTTTGGAGAAACGGGTTTACCAAGGCTCGAGCGGAAGGGTTTACCCGCTGCCCGTCATCGATCGCATCGCCGAGAAGCCGCGACCGGTGGCGTGGCGGGCGATCACGCTGGAGAACCGTTTTCTAAAAGTCGTCATCCTGCCCGAACTCGGCGGCCGGGTGCATCGCTTGCTCGATAAAACCAATGGCTACGACGCGCTCTACCATCAGCCCGTGATCAAGCCGGCGTTGGTCGGACTCGCCGGCCCGTGGATCAGCGGTGGCATCGAGTTCAACTGGCCGCAGCATCATCGACCGTCGACCTTCCTGCCGGCCGACGTGGCCATCGAACGGCTGCCGTCCGGCGGCGTGGTGGTGTGGCTCAGCGAACACGACCCGATGACGCGCATGAAGGGCATGCACGGCGTGTGCCTGGAACCGGACCGCGCGGTGCTGGAGCTGCGTGCGCGGGTGCACAACCGCACCGAAGACACGCAGACCTTCCTGTGGTGGGCCAACGTCGCGACCGAAGTGCACGAAGCCTACCAATCGTTCTTCCCGCCGGATGTGACGATGGTGGCTGATCACGCCAAACGCGCGGTCAGTTCCTTCCCGCACTGCGGCGACCACTACTACGGCGTCGACTACGCGGCGCGCGCCCGCGACGGCGTGCCCCCGGCCGAGCTGCCGGCGAAGTATCCAATCGATGGAGACACGGCGGCGCCGGACGACTTGTCGTGGTATGCCAACATTCCCGTGCCGACCTCCTACATGGCGATGGGCTCGCGGGAGGATTTTTTTGGCGGTTACGATCACCGGGCCCGCGCCGGCCTGATGCACATCGCCGATCACCACATCGCGCCGGGCAAGAAGCAGTGGACCTGGGGCAATCACGACTTCGGTTACGCGTGGGATCGCAACCTCACCGACGCGCGCGAAGACGGATCGTATCCGCCCTACATCGAGCTCATGGCGGGCGTGTTCACCGACAACCAACCCGACTTCGCCTTCCTGCAACCGGGCGAGACCAAGGCGTGGACGCAGTATTGGTATCCGTTCCGAGAAATCGGTCCGGCCGTCGCCGCCAACACCGAGGCCGCCCTCAGCCTGCGCCGCACCGGTAACACCCTCCACCTCGGCCTCGCCACCACCCGTGACCACGCCTCGCTCAATGTTCGTATTACGAACATTGGCGGGGAAGTTGTTCATGAGGAGTTGGTTCGGGTGGGGCCGGGGCGGGCGTGGTTGGGAGCGTTGGACGATCCCGGGGCCGTGCGCGTGGAGGTGGGGGATGGGGTGTTGATTTTCGACGAGGCGCAGTCGCGTGAACCGGCTCCGCTGGAGACGGCGAGCGAACCGCCGCCGCCGAGCGAGATCGCCAGTGCCGACGAACTTTACCTGACCGGTCAACACCTTGACCAATACCGCCACGCGACGCGCGATCCGCTGCCGTATTGGCGCGAGGCGCTGCGGCGTGATGAGGGCGACGCGCGTTGCAATCTGGCGGTCGGGCGGTGGCACCTGCGACGCGGAGAGTTTGCGGAAGCCGAAACGTTTTTGCGGCGCAGCGTCGCGCGGCTCACGCGGCGCAATCCGAACCCGGCCGATGGCGAAGCGCATTATCAATTGGGTCGTTGCCTGCGTTGGGTGGGACGCGACGCGGAGGCCGAGGACGCCTTTGGCAAAGCGCAGTGGAACCGAGCGTGGGCAGTTCCGGCGCAGGTCGCGCTGGCGGAGTTGAAGGGACAGCGTGGAGATTGGGCGCGGGCGGTGTCACTACTCGAGGACGCGCGACGGCGTGATCCGGAACACCTGTGGGCACGGCTCCTGTTGGTGCTGGCGTGGCGAGAGCTCGGCCGGGGAGACGCGGCGCAACGGTTGGCGGAAGCGGTCGCGCGGGAAGATCCGTTGAGTGGACTCGCGCCGTGGTTGGCGGGCGGCGCGTTTGTGGGCGACAACCGCGTGCGCCTCGACTTTGCGACGGACTTGGCACGCGCCGGCTTGGATGGCGTGGCGCTCGCGTTGTTGAGCGGAGTCGATGCCCGGGCTCGCGACGGTTCGTTGCCGCTGGTGCATTACACTCGAGCGTGGTTGTTGGATCGGCGCGGGCTGACGGCCAAAGCGCGCACGGCTCGCCGACAGGCGCGACGGGTGAGTGATGCCGGGGGCTTCCCGGCGGAGTTGATCGACCAAACGGTGTTGCAGGCGGCGTTGGCCGCGGAGCCCACGGATGCGCGGGCGCATCGCTTGCTGGGAGGTTGGCTCTACGATCGGCGACGACACGCCGAGGCGATCACGCACTGGCGATTGGCGGTGCGACACGATCCGCGCGATGTGGTGGCGTGGCGCTGTCTGGGCATGGGTTTGTTTAACATCGTCGGCGATGGGCGTGGAGCGCGGCGGGCTTATGCGCGCGCGGTAAAACGGGCGCCGAAAGACGCGCGGTTGCTTTATGAGCAGGATCAATTGTGGGCGCGGTGTGGAGAGTCTCCGGACAAGCGGCGGCGCGTGTTGGCCAAACATCCGCAGTTGGTGCGCCGTCGGGATGATTTGAGTGTGGTGTGGGCGAGCCTTCTCAACGGTGCTGGGCGACCGGACGAGGCTCTGGCGTTTTTGCGTTCGCGGCGCTTCCAACCGTGGGAGGGTGGGGAAGGTGGCGCGCTCGGCCAGTATGTGCGGGCGCGGTTGCTGCGCGGACGCAAGGCGCTTGCGGCGGGCGAAGCCCGGGCGGCGCTGCGGGAGTTTTTGGCCGCGCGCGATATTCCGGAGAACCTGGGTGAGGCGCGTCACCTTTTGGCCAACGAAGCCGACGTGCGCTACTGGTGCGGTATGGCGGCCCGGGCCGTGGGCGACGACTCGGCCGCGCGTGAGCACTTCACTGCGGCGGCGCGGACCACGCAGGATTTCCAAGGGATGGAGGTGAAACCGTATTCGGAGCTGACCGTGTTTGCGGTGCTCGCGTGGCGGGAGCTGGGTGAAAAGGCGCGGGCCCGCGAACTTGCGTTGGGCCTGCTCGCGTATGCCCGCGAGTTGGAACGAACCCCGGCGAAGATCGACTACTTCGCCACCTCGTTGCCGACGCTATTGCTCTTCGTCGACGACCTCGATGCCCGCCAACAACAGCATGCCCGTTTGCTGCAGGCGCAGGCGCAATGGGCGCTCGGTCGCAAGGCGGCGGCGCGGCGCTTGTTGGACGGGCTGTTGTTAGCCAATCCGGACCTGGCGGCGGCGGCGGATTTTCGCGGCAGCTTCTTGGCAGAGGATTGA